In Sphaerisporangium krabiense, the DNA window CCGGGGCGCCGGTGACGAGGAACAGGACGAGACCGGCGGCGATTCCCGTCGAGAACAAACCCATTGCTGTGCGCCCCCCAAGCTTCGCGATCAATTCAAGCCCCGGGACGCACGGCCCGCCCGCCCGACACGCGGGCTCCGGCGCAGGTCAATCCCACGGATGGGCAAAACCTGCGTGCGAGGGTCACTCGGCGAGGACCGCCGCGGGGACGTCCCGCCGGACCCGCGGGAGCGTGCGGTCGGGCAGGAACACCAGCGCCAGCATCGCGACCACGGCGCCCACGGCCGCGAGCCAGGGGATGACCGTGGCCGCGGCGGCCGCGTGCGCGTCCACCAGGCTCGCGTGCCCGGCCGCCCGGTCGTGGACGACCGTGGTGTAGACGGTCCCGGCGACGGCCAGGGCCACCGACCCGCCGATCTGCCGGAAGAAGGTGAGGTTCGCGCTGGCCGTCCCGATGTGCTGGGGCGGCACGGAGGTCTGGACGGCGACGGTGAGCCCCGAGAGCATGGGGCCGACGCCGAGGCCGATCAGCGCCATCCAGGCCGTCAGCGCCCAGAACGGCGTCTGCGCCGTGAGCCCCGCGCACAGCAGCGCCCCGGCCACGCCGAACAGCGGCGCGCCGAGCACCCATGGCTTGTAGCGCAGGGTCCTGGTGATGAGCACGCCGGTCAGGACGCTGCCGGCGAGCATGGCGAGCATGAGCGGGTAGATGTGCAGGCCGGAGGAGGTCGCGCTCTGGCCCTGCGCCTGCTGGAAGTAGCGGGACAGGAAGACGACCCCGGCGTACAGGCAGGCCGCGCTGCAGAACGACGCGACGTTGACGACCGTGTAGGTGCGGTCGCGGAACAGCTCCAGCGGGATGATCGGCTGGGTGGCCCGCCGCTCGACCAGGACGAACGCCACGAGCAGCACCGCCGAGGCGATCAGCGGGAGCACCACCGCGGGGCTGGTCCAGGTGTGGCCGTCCAGGCCGTGCTCGGTCAGGCCGATGAGCAGGGAGCTGATCGCGGCGGTGAACACGGCGATGCCCAGGTAGTCCGGACGCGAGCCTCCGGTGCCGGGCACCCGGGGCAGGCGCCGCACGATGACCGCCAGCAGGACCGCCCCGATGGGGAGGTTCACGAAGAACGCCCACCGCCAGCTCGTGTGATCGGTGAAGAGGCCGCCGAGCAGCGGCCCGGCGACGTAGCTGGCCGCCATGATGCCGCCGAGCGCGCCCTGCACCTTGCCGCTCTTCTCGGGCGGGAACAGGTCGGCGACCAGCGCGAGCGACAGCGGCAGCAGCGCGCCCGCGCCCAGCCCCTGCACGCCGCGGAAGGCGATGAGCTGGGTCATGTCCTGGGCGGCGCCGCTCAGCGCCGATCCGGCCAGGAACACCGTGACGCCGACGAGCAGCAGCGGCTTGCGGCCGTACACGTCCGAGAGCCTGCCGTACAGGGGGACGGTGACGGTCGAGGTGAGCAGGTAGGC includes these proteins:
- a CDS encoding MDR family MFS transporter; translation: MTMNGSTAAAPPGVPARPTWAPPGGKGTGPLLAAVLGGMFLAMLDQTIVGTALPRITAELGGENGLYTWVVTAYLLTSTVTVPLYGRLSDVYGRKPLLLVGVTVFLAGSALSGAAQDMTQLIAFRGVQGLGAGALLPLSLALVADLFPPEKSGKVQGALGGIMAASYVAGPLLGGLFTDHTSWRWAFFVNLPIGAVLLAVIVRRLPRVPGTGGSRPDYLGIAVFTAAISSLLIGLTEHGLDGHTWTSPAVVLPLIASAVLLVAFVLVERRATQPIIPLELFRDRTYTVVNVASFCSAACLYAGVVFLSRYFQQAQGQSATSSGLHIYPLMLAMLAGSVLTGVLITRTLRYKPWVLGAPLFGVAGALLCAGLTAQTPFWALTAWMALIGLGVGPMLSGLTVAVQTSVPPQHIGTASANLTFFRQIGGSVALAVAGTVYTTVVHDRAAGHASLVDAHAAAAATVIPWLAAVGAVVAMLALVFLPDRTLPRVRRDVPAAVLAE